A single genomic interval of Flavihumibacter rivuli harbors:
- a CDS encoding FtsL-like putative cell division protein codes for MEQAAVKKEKRFRINYQWIVKNIPFFLFLSVLAVIYIYNGHYSDKIIKDINRTNRELKEMQFEYKTLKSELMFRSKQSELAKAVEPLGLKELVAPPVVLKDSLAN; via the coding sequence ATGGAACAGGCAGCAGTAAAGAAGGAAAAGCGATTCAGGATCAATTATCAGTGGATAGTGAAGAATATTCCATTCTTCCTTTTCCTGAGTGTGCTGGCTGTTATCTATATATACAACGGGCATTATTCTGACAAGATCATCAAGGATATCAACCGAACGAACAGGGAACTGAAGGAGATGCAATTTGAGTACAAGACCCTGAAAAGTGAATTGATGTTCAGGAGTAAGCAGAGTGAATTGGCAAAGGCTGTAGAGCCGCTGGGATTAAAAGAACTGGTTGCGCCACCGGTTGTGTTGAAGGATAGCCTGGCCAATTGA
- the mraY gene encoding phospho-N-acetylmuramoyl-pentapeptide-transferase, with protein sequence MLYHLIDWLKEMGVKFPGSALFQFITSRVLLAVILSLIITTVFGKKMISILLKKQVGESVRDLGLAGEQQKKGTPTMGGIIIILAILVPTLLLADLNKAYVRLMIFSTIWLGMIGFIDDYLKLRAKKLAQQQGVAYKKGDKDGLAGWFKVLGQVGLGLVIGITLLFNDNTKAWREYEGTPSAKAAVKELKFQEKTRYFVEANEPVTTIPFVKSHEFNYSKLLPEALRGFTSVLYILIVIFIVTAVSNGANITDGLDGLATGVSAIIGVCLGVFAYASGNLLLADYLNIMYIPNLGELSVFIGAMIGACVGFLWYNAYPAQVFMGDTGSLTLGGIIAALAIIVRKELLIPIFCGVFLVENLSVMIQVSYFKYTKKKYGEGRRIFLMSPLHHHYQKLGYHESKIVTRFWIVTILCVIFSIVTLKIR encoded by the coding sequence ATGCTGTACCACTTAATTGACTGGTTGAAAGAAATGGGAGTTAAATTCCCGGGAAGTGCGCTGTTTCAGTTCATCACTTCCCGGGTGTTACTGGCCGTGATTTTGTCACTCATCATTACGACAGTTTTCGGCAAGAAGATGATCAGTATCCTCCTGAAGAAGCAGGTAGGGGAATCTGTTCGGGACCTCGGCTTGGCAGGGGAGCAGCAAAAGAAGGGAACGCCAACCATGGGTGGGATCATCATCATACTGGCGATCCTGGTGCCTACACTACTCTTGGCTGATCTCAATAAAGCTTATGTACGCCTGATGATCTTCAGTACCATCTGGCTGGGAATGATCGGTTTCATCGATGATTACCTCAAACTGAGGGCTAAGAAGTTGGCGCAGCAGCAGGGTGTAGCTTATAAGAAAGGAGATAAGGATGGCCTGGCCGGTTGGTTCAAGGTATTAGGCCAGGTTGGTCTGGGGCTGGTTATTGGCATTACACTATTGTTCAATGATAATACCAAGGCATGGCGGGAATACGAAGGTACTCCTTCTGCGAAAGCAGCCGTGAAGGAGTTGAAGTTCCAGGAGAAGACGCGCTATTTCGTTGAAGCGAATGAGCCGGTGACCACCATTCCTTTTGTAAAGTCGCATGAATTCAATTATTCCAAGTTATTGCCGGAGGCACTGCGGGGGTTCACATCTGTGCTGTATATCCTTATTGTGATCTTCATTGTGACCGCAGTGTCTAACGGCGCCAATATCACCGATGGGTTGGATGGATTGGCAACAGGGGTGAGTGCGATCATCGGGGTTTGTCTGGGTGTGTTTGCCTATGCCAGCGGCAACCTCTTGCTGGCCGATTACCTGAATATCATGTATATCCCCAACCTTGGTGAATTGTCGGTATTCATTGGTGCAATGATAGGTGCCTGTGTGGGATTCCTGTGGTATAATGCCTATCCTGCCCAGGTGTTCATGGGGGATACCGGAAGCCTGACCCTTGGTGGTATCATCGCTGCCCTGGCCATCATTGTGAGGAAGGAATTGTTGATACCCATTTTCTGTGGTGTATTCCTGGTAGAGAACCTGAGCGTAATGATCCAGGTTTCCTACTTCAAATACACGAAGAAGAAGTATGGTGAGGGAAGGAGGATATTCCTGATGAGTCCGCTTCACCACCACTACCAGAAGCTGGGCTACCATGAAAGTAAGATCGTAACAAGATTCTGGATCGTGACCATATTATGTGTGATCTTTTCAATAGTGACCTTGAAGATCCGTTAA
- the rsmH gene encoding 16S rRNA (cytosine(1402)-N(4))-methyltransferase RsmH: MNPDNSGMVKKKNIQVAGTEPADLSASAYHIPVLLQECIDALAIRPDGVYVDCTFGGGGHSRAILEKLGPEGRLVAFDQDADAKQNLPADDRVLFVPQNFRYLQRFLRLHKINGVDGVLADLGVSSHQFDEAERGFSIRFDADLDMRMDQRSELTAKEILASYAEQQLHKLFEQYGEVTNARTLARTIVAARGKMPMQTISQFKAVVQPVVKGNPNKYFAQVFQALRIEVNDELGALKEMLQQLPAVLHPGGRAAIITFHSLEDRIVKNYFKKGVFEEVEDQNPFENKEVKLELKVVGKKPVLPTEKEMKMNPRSRSAKLRVAEKIETK, encoded by the coding sequence ATGAACCCGGACAATAGTGGCATGGTAAAAAAGAAGAACATACAGGTCGCGGGTACGGAACCAGCCGATCTGTCGGCATCCGCCTACCATATACCGGTTTTATTACAGGAATGCATTGATGCATTGGCGATCCGCCCTGATGGTGTATATGTTGATTGCACCTTTGGCGGTGGCGGGCATTCAAGGGCGATCCTGGAAAAGTTAGGCCCGGAAGGACGTCTGGTTGCTTTTGACCAGGATGCTGATGCAAAGCAGAACCTCCCGGCTGACGACCGCGTATTGTTTGTTCCCCAGAATTTCAGGTATCTCCAGCGTTTCTTGCGGTTACACAAGATCAATGGGGTTGATGGGGTGCTGGCTGACCTGGGTGTTAGCAGCCACCAGTTTGATGAGGCAGAGCGTGGCTTTTCAATCCGCTTTGATGCCGACCTGGACATGAGGATGGACCAGCGATCAGAGCTGACCGCAAAAGAGATCCTGGCATCCTATGCTGAACAGCAATTGCATAAACTGTTCGAACAGTATGGGGAAGTGACCAATGCCAGGACCCTGGCGAGGACAATAGTAGCCGCCCGGGGTAAGATGCCGATGCAAACCATCAGCCAGTTCAAGGCGGTAGTGCAGCCTGTGGTCAAAGGCAATCCTAACAAATATTTTGCCCAGGTATTCCAGGCCCTTCGCATTGAAGTAAATGATGAATTGGGTGCCCTGAAGGAAATGCTGCAGCAATTGCCCGCAGTATTACATCCCGGTGGAAGGGCGGCCATCATCACCTTCCATTCGCTGGAAGACAGGATCGTTAAGAATTATTTTAAGAAGGGGGTGTTTGAAGAAGTGGAAGACCAGAATCCTTTTGAGAATAAGGAGGTGAAACTGGAATTGAAAGTGGTGGGCAAGAAACCAGTGTTGCCCACGGAAAAGGAAATGAAAATGAATCCGAGGTCACGCAGTGCCAAACTGAGGGTGGCCGAAAAGATAGAAACGAAGTAG
- a CDS encoding penicillin-binding protein encodes MHTRIINLEAERGTIYSADGSMLSTSIPFFNIYIDFGAEGLREKNGKRFRDNIDSLSIGLAAIFRDQTAAEYKKQLQYGFRKKDRYFQLKKNIDFNQYKQLRELPLVRQGRNKSGFIAEVKSKRLNPFGLLANRTIGLARENAQNVGLERTYDSLLKGESGKKLVRFIAGGVAVPVEGYEVEPENGNDLVTTLDVNIQDIAENALLKMMIENEAEHGTCLVMETATGKIRAIANLGKRGEGEYWEDLNYAIRASEPGSTFKLATMLAVLEDQKVHIGNHVNLENGVWKVNGRTVFDSERHNRTDVTVQQAFELSSNVGMAKLAMNYYSRNPMQYIEHLRKLHLHEFSGIDLVGETRPVIKTPKSKTWSATSLPWMSFGYEVLVSPLQTLMVYNAVANNGRMMKPYLVEEVRENGLVVKKNDPVVLEEKICSEATLRQLKTCLEGVVTNGTAKSLQTPYYKIAGKTGTALVANGNRGYADHIYQSSFAGYFPAENPKYSIIVVIKNKPHAVKYYGGAVAGPVFREIADKLFALHGSQVPVSTAVLPGKDSSAFYYAGESHEVRRVLEKLKVPFVDSAREMEWTSVYAGQDYKPVLQKRMVVKQHMPSVKGMGLKDALYLLESLNLKVVAKGKGKVVEQSVEPGALITKGNTVTIELN; translated from the coding sequence ATGCATACCAGGATCATCAACCTGGAAGCAGAGAGGGGAACCATCTATAGTGCGGATGGTAGCATGCTGAGTACTTCCATTCCTTTCTTCAATATCTATATAGATTTTGGGGCGGAAGGATTGAGGGAGAAAAATGGAAAGCGTTTCAGGGATAATATCGACTCCCTGAGTATTGGATTGGCAGCCATTTTTCGCGACCAGACTGCTGCTGAATACAAAAAGCAGCTGCAGTATGGCTTCAGGAAGAAGGATCGCTATTTCCAGTTGAAGAAGAACATTGACTTCAACCAGTACAAGCAATTGCGTGAATTGCCATTGGTTCGCCAGGGCCGTAATAAAAGTGGTTTTATCGCCGAAGTGAAAAGCAAGCGACTGAATCCATTTGGCTTACTGGCTAACAGGACCATCGGCCTTGCGCGGGAGAATGCACAGAACGTTGGCCTGGAGCGTACTTATGATAGCCTGTTAAAAGGTGAGTCGGGAAAGAAGCTGGTACGCTTTATCGCTGGTGGGGTTGCAGTTCCGGTTGAAGGTTACGAAGTGGAGCCGGAGAATGGGAATGACCTCGTGACCACGCTGGATGTGAATATCCAGGACATTGCCGAGAATGCTTTGTTGAAGATGATGATCGAAAATGAAGCGGAGCATGGAACCTGCCTGGTGATGGAAACCGCTACAGGAAAGATCAGGGCTATCGCCAATCTTGGGAAACGTGGGGAAGGGGAATATTGGGAGGACCTGAACTACGCCATCAGGGCATCAGAACCTGGTTCGACCTTCAAGCTGGCTACGATGCTGGCTGTTTTGGAAGACCAGAAAGTACATATCGGCAACCATGTGAACTTGGAGAATGGGGTGTGGAAAGTGAATGGCCGGACGGTCTTTGACAGTGAGCGTCACAACAGGACAGATGTGACAGTACAACAGGCTTTCGAGTTGAGTAGTAATGTGGGAATGGCGAAACTGGCCATGAATTATTACTCCAGGAACCCAATGCAGTACATAGAACACTTGCGGAAACTACACCTGCATGAGTTCTCCGGGATCGACCTGGTGGGGGAGACAAGGCCGGTGATCAAGACACCAAAGTCCAAGACCTGGAGTGCTACCTCTCTTCCCTGGATGTCCTTTGGTTATGAAGTATTGGTGAGCCCTTTGCAGACCTTGATGGTGTACAATGCAGTGGCCAACAACGGACGGATGATGAAGCCCTACCTGGTGGAAGAAGTAAGGGAGAATGGCCTGGTGGTAAAGAAGAATGATCCTGTAGTGCTTGAAGAAAAGATCTGTAGTGAGGCTACCCTGAGACAGTTGAAGACCTGCCTGGAAGGTGTGGTGACAAATGGAACAGCCAAGAGCCTGCAGACGCCTTACTATAAGATAGCAGGTAAGACGGGGACAGCGCTGGTGGCGAATGGCAATAGGGGTTATGCGGATCACATTTACCAGTCCTCTTTTGCCGGGTATTTTCCGGCGGAAAACCCGAAGTACAGCATAATAGTGGTGATCAAGAATAAGCCACATGCAGTAAAATATTATGGCGGTGCAGTTGCCGGTCCTGTTTTCAGGGAAATAGCCGATAAGCTCTTTGCTTTACATGGAAGCCAGGTGCCGGTGTCAACAGCAGTTTTGCCGGGAAAAGACAGTTCTGCCTTTTACTACGCCGGTGAAAGCCATGAAGTGAGAAGGGTGTTGGAGAAGCTGAAAGTGCCCTTTGTGGATTCTGCCCGTGAAATGGAATGGACGAGTGTATATGCGGGCCAGGACTATAAACCTGTTCTTCAGAAGCGAATGGTAGTAAAGCAGCATATGCCGAGTGTGAAAGGGATGGGGTTAAAGGATGCCTTGTATTTGCTGGAAAGCCTCAACCTGAAAGTAGTGGCCAAAGGCAAGGGAAAGGTGGTTGAACAGTCGGTTGAACCCGGTGCGCTGATCACAAAAGGTAATACAGTAACGATTGAATTGAACTAA
- a CDS encoding FtsW/RodA/SpoVE family cell cycle protein: MNQILNRTKGDKVIWALVVLLALMSLLVVYSSTGSLAYKMYRGNTEVYLFKQVAFISLGIMVIYFVHQVNYTLFSRIALFVFLLTIPLLIYTLFFGVKLNEGSRWIRLPIINLTFQTSDLAKLALFMYVSRLLSKKQEVIKDFKKGFLPVIMPVAVTCVLIAPANLSTALLVGATSMLLLFIGRVSMKHLLLCVGVALIPVAFLVTSAIVQHNSGNGVKAKVENRSRLTARYTTWVNRVENFIYGGKETDDDDNYQVNQAKIAIAKGGLLGLGPGNSEQRNFLPHPYSDFIYAIIIEEYGLLGGAVVIIVYLIFLFRSIQLFRKCPYAFGAFLALALSFTLVIQAMANMAVNVNLFPVTGVTLPLVSMGGSSFLFTCLAIGIILSVSRYVEKNEIREQQAGTEKAAA, from the coding sequence ATGAACCAAATCTTAAATAGAACGAAGGGTGACAAGGTGATCTGGGCACTGGTAGTACTGCTGGCGCTGATGTCCCTCCTGGTGGTCTATAGTTCAACTGGTTCATTGGCCTATAAAATGTACAGGGGGAATACGGAGGTGTACCTGTTCAAGCAGGTGGCCTTCATCTCACTTGGCATCATGGTGATCTATTTTGTACACCAGGTCAACTATACCCTTTTTTCAAGGATAGCCCTTTTTGTCTTTCTCCTGACCATACCGTTGTTGATCTACACCCTCTTCTTTGGTGTGAAGTTGAATGAAGGTAGCCGATGGATCAGGCTTCCCATTATCAACCTGACCTTCCAAACTTCAGACCTGGCAAAGCTGGCCTTGTTCATGTATGTCAGCCGATTGCTGAGTAAGAAGCAGGAGGTGATCAAGGATTTCAAGAAAGGTTTCCTGCCGGTGATCATGCCTGTTGCGGTAACCTGTGTGCTGATCGCGCCAGCGAATCTTTCCACGGCCCTTTTGGTAGGGGCAACGAGTATGTTGCTGCTGTTCATCGGACGCGTAAGCATGAAGCACCTCCTGCTTTGTGTAGGTGTGGCACTTATTCCTGTGGCCTTCCTGGTGACTTCGGCAATTGTACAGCATAATAGCGGAAACGGTGTGAAGGCGAAAGTGGAGAACCGTTCCCGCCTGACAGCCCGTTACACCACCTGGGTGAACAGGGTGGAGAACTTTATTTATGGAGGAAAGGAAACAGATGATGATGACAACTACCAGGTGAACCAGGCCAAGATCGCCATTGCGAAGGGAGGCTTACTGGGATTGGGACCCGGTAATAGTGAGCAAAGGAATTTCCTGCCGCATCCTTATTCTGATTTTATCTATGCTATCATCATAGAGGAGTATGGATTGTTAGGAGGTGCAGTGGTGATCATAGTGTATCTCATTTTCCTGTTCAGGAGTATACAGTTGTTCAGGAAATGTCCCTATGCCTTTGGTGCATTCCTGGCATTGGCGCTGAGTTTTACACTGGTGATCCAGGCAATGGCCAATATGGCAGTGAATGTTAACCTCTTCCCGGTGACAGGTGTGACGCTGCCACTGGTAAGTATGGGAGGAAGTTCTTTCTTGTTTACCTGTCTGGCCATTGGGATCATATTGAGTGTATCAAGGTATGTAGAGAAGAATGAAATAAGGGAACAACAGGCAGGTACAGAAAAGGCAGCGGCATAA
- the murG gene encoding undecaprenyldiphospho-muramoylpentapeptide beta-N-acetylglucosaminyltransferase, which translates to MGKKIIIAGGGTGGHIFPAIAIANALKNAMPDTEILFVGAKGKMEMEKVPQAGYKIEGLDIAGFNRSSLIKNISLPFKLIRSFLQVRDIIGRFQPDAVIGVGGYSSFPVLRFAQQKGIPTFLHESNSFAGKSNQLLGKKATRVFVATDGMEKFFPAEKITVTGNPVRTNIVQSAISREEALRFFRLDPSKTTVLSIGGSLGAKSINEAIAASINEFGANDLQLIWQTGKPFAEQGRQAAEGKKNIWVNDFITQMDQAYAAADVVISRAGAMAIAEICVTKKPAVLVPYPFAAEDHQTVNARNLVEKLAAIMIRDNDAKEKLVPEVIELAKDPLKQKQLRSNITPLGVTNADEVIANTIIQLVFGKETSK; encoded by the coding sequence ATGGGAAAGAAGATCATCATAGCAGGAGGAGGAACAGGGGGGCACATATTCCCGGCCATCGCCATTGCCAATGCGCTGAAAAATGCAATGCCGGATACTGAGATCCTTTTTGTTGGCGCAAAAGGGAAAATGGAAATGGAGAAAGTGCCACAAGCTGGCTATAAGATAGAGGGGTTGGATATTGCAGGGTTTAACAGGAGTTCTTTGATAAAGAATATCAGTTTGCCATTCAAGCTGATCAGGAGTTTCTTACAGGTTCGGGATATCATCGGTCGCTTCCAGCCAGACGCTGTGATAGGCGTTGGCGGGTATTCCAGTTTCCCGGTATTGCGGTTCGCTCAGCAAAAAGGTATTCCAACCTTCCTGCACGAGTCCAATTCCTTCGCCGGTAAGAGCAACCAGTTGTTGGGGAAGAAGGCCACGAGGGTATTTGTTGCAACCGATGGCATGGAGAAGTTCTTTCCTGCTGAGAAGATAACGGTAACCGGAAATCCTGTAAGGACCAATATCGTTCAGTCAGCGATCAGTCGGGAAGAAGCCTTGCGGTTCTTTCGGCTGGACCCTTCCAAAACAACGGTCCTGTCCATAGGTGGTAGCCTTGGCGCCAAGAGTATCAATGAGGCCATTGCAGCTTCTATAAATGAATTTGGCGCGAATGACCTCCAGTTGATCTGGCAAACCGGAAAGCCATTTGCAGAACAGGGCAGGCAGGCGGCAGAGGGGAAGAAGAATATTTGGGTAAACGATTTCATCACGCAGATGGACCAGGCCTATGCGGCAGCAGACGTAGTGATCTCCAGGGCTGGGGCAATGGCCATCGCCGAGATCTGTGTAACGAAGAAGCCAGCAGTTCTGGTGCCTTATCCGTTTGCTGCGGAGGACCACCAGACCGTGAATGCCAGGAACCTGGTTGAGAAACTAGCCGCCATCATGATCAGGGATAATGATGCAAAGGAAAAGCTGGTTCCTGAGGTAATTGAACTGGCAAAGGATCCATTGAAGCAAAAGCAACTGAGAAGTAATATTACCCCTTTAGGTGTTACCAACGCTGACGAGGTAATTGCAAATACAATAATTCAACTGGTTTTCGGTAAGGAAACCTCGAAATGA
- the murD gene encoding UDP-N-acetylmuramoyl-L-alanine--D-glutamate ligase, which yields MNESIIILGAGESGVGAALLAKKKGYDCFVSDGGKLKDIHKQELDAAGIEWEEGKHDEDRILKSSLVIKSPGIPEKNELMKKIRAKGIEVISEIEWAYRFAGDSKIIAITGSNGKTTTTSLIYHICHNGGLDCALVGNIGYSFARQVAEEPKPWYVVEVSSFQLDDIRYFKPNVAVLTNITEDHLDRYDYKFENYIASKFRITMNQDKNDYFIYCADDEVTMKYINKFSILSNPLPFSMRKELLQGAFIKDQEMTVNTGEEKFDMSVFDFALRGKHNQYNTMAAGIAASVVGLRKEKIKDAIQTFESLEHRMEKVATVRGVEFINDSKATNVNSTWYALESMDKPTILILGGVDKGNDYSVLDELVKEKVKAIVCMGVDNRKIHEAFQNIVTVIVNTSSAAEAVHSAFQLAEKGDAVLLSPACASFDLFKNYEDRGRQFKEAVKSL from the coding sequence ATGAATGAATCGATCATCATACTCGGTGCAGGAGAAAGTGGCGTAGGCGCTGCACTTCTCGCAAAGAAAAAGGGCTATGACTGTTTTGTCAGTGATGGCGGCAAGCTGAAGGATATCCATAAGCAGGAATTGGATGCCGCCGGAATTGAATGGGAAGAAGGTAAACATGATGAGGATAGGATCCTGAAAAGTTCTTTGGTTATTAAAAGCCCGGGTATCCCGGAGAAGAATGAACTGATGAAGAAGATCAGGGCGAAGGGCATAGAGGTGATCAGTGAGATCGAATGGGCCTACCGCTTTGCAGGTGACAGCAAGATCATTGCCATCACAGGAAGCAACGGTAAGACCACTACCACTTCGCTGATCTACCATATCTGCCATAATGGAGGCCTTGACTGTGCGTTGGTGGGGAATATCGGCTATTCATTTGCAAGACAGGTAGCAGAAGAACCCAAACCATGGTATGTGGTGGAGGTGAGCAGTTTTCAACTAGATGATATCCGGTACTTCAAGCCAAATGTTGCAGTGCTGACGAATATAACAGAAGATCATTTGGACCGCTACGACTATAAGTTCGAAAACTATATAGCCAGTAAGTTCCGGATAACGATGAACCAGGATAAGAACGATTACTTCATCTATTGTGCAGATGATGAAGTGACCATGAAATATATCAATAAATTTTCCATCCTATCTAACCCATTACCGTTCAGTATGAGAAAAGAACTATTGCAAGGAGCATTCATCAAGGACCAGGAGATGACAGTCAACACCGGAGAGGAAAAGTTTGACATGAGCGTGTTCGATTTCGCGCTGAGGGGAAAACATAATCAATACAATACAATGGCAGCAGGGATTGCGGCATCCGTTGTCGGATTGAGGAAGGAGAAGATCAAGGATGCGATCCAGACCTTCGAGTCACTTGAGCATAGAATGGAGAAGGTGGCTACCGTTCGTGGAGTGGAGTTCATCAATGACAGCAAGGCGACAAATGTAAATAGTACATGGTATGCCCTGGAAAGCATGGATAAGCCAACCATCCTGATCCTTGGCGGGGTAGATAAGGGAAATGATTATTCCGTGCTGGATGAATTGGTGAAGGAAAAGGTTAAGGCCATTGTCTGCATGGGCGTTGATAACCGGAAGATTCATGAGGCCTTCCAGAATATCGTGACCGTTATCGTTAATACATCCAGTGCAGCAGAAGCGGTTCATTCGGCCTTCCAGCTGGCGGAAAAGGGGGATGCGGTATTACTGAGTCCTGCTTGTGCAAGTTTTGACCTCTTCAAGAATTATGAGGATAGGGGACGTCAGTTCAAGGAGGCGGTTAAGTCGCTGTAA
- a CDS encoding UDP-N-acetylmuramoyl-L-alanyl-D-glutamate--2,6-diaminopimelate ligase has product MASLQEILYGVRIRSINGDLRLDVAGLQIDSRKVGKADCFIAIKGVQADGHQFIGKAIDQGAGAVVCEQLPDSLSEGVTYVQVEDSAEAAGIMAHNFYDRPSEKIKLVGVTGTNGKTTVATLLYKLFTSLGYDCGLLSTVQNVIAGNALPATHTTPDAISLNALLHQMVNAGCKYAFMEVSSHAVHQHRIAGLQFRGGLFTNITHDHLDYHKTFDEYIRVKKSFFDGLGGQAFAISNLDDKRGQVMLQNTNAVKYFYSLRSLADFKGKILENGLTGLVMTINDQEVHFRLIGEFNAYNLLAVYGAAICLGEDKHEVLRCLSVLSGAEGRFEYVVSPKERIIGIVDYAHTPDALVNVLKTIQQLRKGHEKIFTVVGCGGDRDKTKRPVMAQAACDFSDKAIFTSDNPRSEDPQEILKDMEAGLNTAAKRKYLSIADRREAIKTAFSLAGPEDIILIAGKGHEKYQEIKGVKHHFDDKEEVEKVIADLDK; this is encoded by the coding sequence ATGGCCAGCCTTCAGGAAATATTATACGGAGTGAGGATCAGGTCGATCAACGGTGACCTCCGATTGGATGTCGCTGGGTTGCAGATCGATTCGAGGAAGGTGGGGAAAGCAGATTGTTTTATTGCCATCAAAGGGGTGCAGGCAGATGGTCACCAATTCATAGGAAAAGCAATTGACCAGGGAGCGGGAGCGGTCGTTTGTGAGCAGTTGCCCGATTCCCTTAGCGAAGGTGTAACCTATGTGCAGGTGGAGGATAGTGCAGAGGCTGCTGGCATAATGGCACATAATTTTTACGACAGGCCATCTGAAAAAATAAAACTGGTGGGTGTAACCGGGACGAATGGAAAGACTACGGTAGCCACCTTGTTATATAAGCTCTTTACATCACTGGGATACGATTGCGGTTTGCTGAGTACGGTGCAGAATGTTATTGCCGGGAATGCATTGCCTGCTACGCATACCACACCGGATGCCATTAGCCTGAATGCCTTGTTGCACCAGATGGTGAACGCCGGTTGTAAGTATGCTTTCATGGAAGTGAGCTCCCATGCTGTTCACCAGCATAGGATCGCAGGCTTGCAATTCAGGGGTGGGTTGTTTACGAACATCACCCACGATCACCTGGATTACCACAAGACATTCGATGAGTACATCAGGGTAAAGAAATCCTTCTTTGATGGTCTGGGTGGCCAGGCTTTTGCGATCAGCAACCTGGACGATAAAAGGGGGCAGGTAATGCTGCAGAATACGAATGCTGTAAAATATTTCTACAGTCTTCGTTCGCTGGCAGATTTCAAGGGAAAGATACTGGAGAACGGTTTGACGGGTCTGGTAATGACCATCAACGACCAGGAAGTGCATTTCAGGTTGATCGGTGAGTTTAATGCCTATAACCTGCTGGCAGTATATGGAGCGGCTATTTGCCTGGGCGAGGACAAGCATGAAGTGTTGCGTTGCCTGAGTGTGCTGAGTGGTGCGGAAGGAAGGTTTGAATATGTGGTATCACCCAAGGAAAGGATAATCGGGATCGTAGACTATGCCCATACGCCGGATGCACTGGTGAATGTGTTGAAGACGATCCAGCAGTTGCGGAAGGGGCATGAAAAGATCTTTACAGTAGTGGGTTGTGGCGGGGATCGGGATAAGACAAAACGACCGGTAATGGCTCAGGCCGCCTGTGATTTCAGTGATAAGGCCATCTTCACTTCGGATAACCCCCGCAGTGAGGATCCCCAGGAGATCCTTAAGGATATGGAAGCGGGGTTGAATACCGCCGCAAAGAGGAAATACCTCTCCATAGCGGACAGGCGGGAGGCCATAAAAACGGCATTCAGCCTTGCCGGCCCGGAAGATATCATCCTGATTGCCGGCAAGGGCCACGAAAAATACCAGGAAATAAAAGGAGTGAAACACCACTTCGATGATAAGGAAGAGGTTGAAAAAGTGATAGCGGACCTGGATAAGTGA